Proteins encoded together in one Pseudomonadota bacterium window:
- a CDS encoding MoaD/ThiS family protein, translating into MANITVKLFASLGEFLPPEAKDNAIRLALPEDGTVGAAINELKVPTERCHLVLLNGVFVPPAQRASAALADGDTVAIWPPVAGG; encoded by the coding sequence ATGGCGAACATCACGGTCAAACTCTTTGCCTCGTTGGGCGAATTCCTGCCCCCTGAGGCCAAGGACAACGCGATTCGACTTGCGCTGCCCGAAGACGGCACGGTCGGCGCGGCGATCAACGAATTGAAGGTGCCGACCGAGCGCTGCCATCTGGTGCTGCTGAACGGCGTCTTCGTACCGCCGGCCCAGCGGGCCTCGGCAGCGCTGGCAGACGGCGACACGGTCGCGATCTGGCCCCCGGTCGCCGGCGGTTGA
- a CDS encoding helix-turn-helix transcriptional regulator: MSLATRIRELRLQKGESLQELADAIGVSKTHVWEMEKGRSQNPSIEILSSLADHFKVTVADLAGENPSAAGGDAEVMRMFRQVGKLSDNDRAMLDDMIQVMLKRQRERDASD; the protein is encoded by the coding sequence GTGTCGCTTGCGACTAGGATCAGAGAACTCCGGCTCCAGAAAGGCGAATCCCTTCAGGAGCTGGCGGACGCCATCGGTGTGTCCAAGACGCATGTTTGGGAGATGGAAAAAGGCCGGAGTCAGAATCCTTCGATTGAGATTCTCTCGAGCCTCGCTGACCACTTCAAAGTCACAGTAGCGGACCTTGCTGGCGAAAACCCGAGCGCTGCTGGCGGCGATGCCGAGGTGATGCGAATGTTCCGGCAGGTAGGCAAACTGTCGGATAACGATCGAGCAATGCTCGATGACATGATCCAGGTAATGCTGAAGCGTCAGCGAGAACGTGATGCTTCAGATTGA
- a CDS encoding ImmA/IrrE family metallo-endopeptidase — protein sequence MLQIDRMEVDDVGGNPRKLALAVLKQLRDLAPPVPVREIAEALDIYEIREEQLTGLEGCLITTDDKSDGAILVNSDGSEQRKRYTIGHELGHYVNPFHKPVSAEGFRCSSSDMSVEQFSAGNRALRMEVEANTFAAELLMPAQLFRSRLDRIGGLDLGHILSLADEFCVSREATARRCVAMADEPIAVVFSNRGVIRYVKRHPSFPRLNVWSGDRLPVVSLSALSSLQIGELSEWDVVASDVWLDDREHQLICEQTLAQRNGFRMTLLSLENPSVDDDEQEYDQWASPTFRR from the coding sequence ATGCTTCAGATTGACCGGATGGAGGTCGACGATGTCGGCGGCAACCCGAGAAAACTCGCGCTCGCCGTGCTCAAGCAACTGCGAGACTTGGCGCCGCCGGTGCCTGTCAGGGAAATCGCCGAGGCCCTCGACATTTATGAGATACGGGAGGAACAGCTGACGGGGCTTGAGGGCTGTCTCATCACTACGGACGACAAGTCTGACGGCGCAATCCTCGTCAACAGCGACGGATCAGAGCAGCGGAAGAGGTACACAATCGGGCACGAACTGGGCCACTACGTTAACCCATTTCACAAGCCGGTATCGGCGGAGGGTTTTCGCTGCAGCTCATCGGACATGAGCGTTGAGCAGTTCAGCGCCGGAAACCGAGCCCTCCGAATGGAAGTCGAGGCGAACACTTTCGCCGCTGAACTGCTGATGCCCGCGCAACTGTTTCGAAGCCGGCTCGACCGCATTGGCGGGCTCGACCTTGGGCACATCTTATCGTTGGCGGATGAGTTTTGTGTGAGCCGCGAGGCGACCGCCAGAAGGTGCGTTGCGATGGCGGATGAACCGATAGCCGTCGTTTTTTCCAATCGCGGAGTCATACGATACGTTAAGAGACATCCGAGTTTCCCAAGGCTGAACGTGTGGAGTGGCGACAGGTTGCCGGTGGTTTCGCTGTCGGCGCTGAGCTCCTTGCAAATCGGAGAGCTATCGGAATGGGATGTTGTGGCGAGTGACGTGTGGTTGGATGATCGAGAACATCAGCTCATCTGCGAACAGACGCTAGCTCAGCGAAATGGGTTTCGGATGACCCTCTTGTCGCTTGAGAATCCGTCAGTCGATGACGACGAACAAGAATATGACCAGTGGGCGTCCCCCACATTTCGACGCTAG
- a CDS encoding Eco29kI family restriction endonuclease: protein MTTDDHQYEPFDPLAVDNVGVTLAVELLEQPLHPMPPRESFAGAGVYALYYCGDNPAYASLVDLDSSRFKYPVYIGKAAGESAKQGFNPQTSGAKKLYNRIRNHASSIEEVENLSLSDFRCRFLVLNDAYIALAESVMIRVFRPPWNGMSFGSKVVGKNRMSGKPALWDSLHPGRGGRPVGSEERGEEAAQLIARRVSELDSEPDDPVVRRMYERIMSFV from the coding sequence ATGACGACTGATGACCATCAGTACGAGCCGTTCGACCCACTAGCCGTGGACAATGTAGGGGTGACGCTTGCTGTCGAGCTACTAGAACAACCGCTGCACCCCATGCCACCTCGGGAGAGCTTTGCTGGCGCCGGCGTCTACGCTCTCTACTACTGTGGAGACAATCCTGCTTATGCTTCCCTCGTAGATCTCGACAGTAGTCGCTTCAAGTATCCGGTCTACATTGGTAAGGCGGCGGGCGAGAGCGCGAAGCAGGGGTTCAATCCCCAGACCAGCGGTGCAAAAAAGCTCTACAACCGCATTCGCAATCACGCCTCATCGATAGAGGAAGTTGAGAACCTCAGCTTGTCCGACTTTCGGTGCCGGTTCCTCGTACTCAACGATGCCTACATCGCGCTTGCGGAGTCGGTGATGATCAGGGTCTTCCGTCCACCGTGGAACGGCATGAGCTTCGGAAGCAAGGTTGTTGGCAAGAACCGAATGAGCGGCAAGCCTGCGCTATGGGACTCGCTTCATCCGGGAAGAGGCGGTCGTCCAGTAGGATCGGAGGAACGAGGAGAGGAGGCCGCGCAACTCATCGCTCGTCGGGTATCAGAGCTCGACTCAGAGCCAGACGATCCTGTTGTCCGTCGGATGTACGAACGTATCATGAGTTTTGTGTGA
- a CDS encoding DNA cytosine methyltransferase gives MRSVELFVGAGGLGIGVSQAGFEPAAVLDWDKWACDTIRQNKERDLDHVRDWPLHEVDVREFAFEQITGPVDLVTGGPPCQPFSLGGLHRAYLDERDMFPQAIRAVRTLRPRAFVFENVKGLTRTTFANYLEYIRLQLRHPDLVAKKGEAWSKHLSRLEDYETHGRYSGLEYRVTLRVLNAANYGVPQRRERVFIVGFRADTNIEWHFPHSTHSQDALLWSQWRSGEYWDLHEVAKKEQPEGGRGKARALRLKEPPRAEPWQTVRDAIHDLPDPELSPQKSHGFHDHAFQSGARSYPGHTGSPLDEPAKTLKAGVHGVPGGENMLRRPDGSIRYFTVRESARLQTFPDKMVFHGSWTETMRQLGNAVPVELARVIAESVRRRLTQNS, from the coding sequence CCGGTGGCCTCGGTATCGGGGTTAGCCAGGCTGGGTTTGAGCCAGCGGCGGTGCTCGACTGGGACAAATGGGCCTGCGATACGATACGCCAAAACAAGGAACGCGACCTCGATCACGTCAGGGACTGGCCGCTCCACGAAGTGGATGTTCGAGAGTTCGCGTTCGAGCAGATCACCGGACCGGTCGACCTCGTCACCGGCGGACCGCCATGCCAGCCGTTCTCCTTGGGCGGCCTCCATAGAGCGTACCTAGACGAGCGGGACATGTTCCCGCAGGCGATAAGGGCCGTCCGGACGCTGAGACCTCGCGCCTTCGTTTTCGAGAACGTCAAGGGCCTGACCCGAACAACGTTCGCCAATTACCTCGAATACATACGCCTTCAACTACGTCACCCGGACCTAGTGGCCAAGAAGGGAGAGGCATGGTCGAAGCACCTGTCTCGGCTGGAAGATTACGAGACGCATGGGAGGTACTCGGGCCTGGAGTACAGGGTCACGTTGCGGGTCCTGAACGCCGCCAACTACGGAGTGCCCCAACGTCGTGAGCGGGTTTTCATCGTTGGCTTCAGGGCGGACACAAACATCGAGTGGCACTTCCCTCACTCGACGCACAGTCAGGACGCGTTGCTCTGGAGCCAGTGGAGATCGGGTGAGTACTGGGACCTCCATGAGGTAGCCAAGAAGGAGCAGCCGGAAGGAGGTCGCGGCAAGGCACGAGCCCTTAGGCTGAAGGAGCCTCCCCGAGCCGAGCCTTGGCAGACAGTGCGCGACGCGATCCACGACCTGCCGGACCCTGAGTTGTCTCCTCAGAAGTCGCATGGGTTTCACGATCATGCATTTCAATCCGGCGCGAGGTCCTATCCCGGCCACACGGGCAGTCCTCTTGACGAGCCGGCCAAGACCCTCAAGGCGGGCGTTCACGGCGTTCCGGGCGGCGAGAACATGCTGCGACGACCGGACGGCTCGATACGTTACTTCACCGTTCGCGAGTCCGCGCGCTTACAAACGTTCCCCGACAAGATGGTGTTCCACGGGTCCTGGACGGAGACGATGCGTCAACTAGGCAACGCCGTACCGGTCGAGCTGGCTCGCGTCATCGCCGAGAGCGTCCGGAGGCGACTCACACAAAACTCATGA